The following proteins are encoded in a genomic region of Pyricularia oryzae 70-15 chromosome 6, whole genome shotgun sequence:
- a CDS encoding ubiquitin-conjugating enzyme E2-18 kDa: protein MAQSTAHRRLLQEYRALTNNPPDGITAGPVNEDDLLHWEAMIQGPEGTPFEGGVFPAELRFPKDYPLAPPTMKFLGEIWHPNVYPSGLVCISILHPPGDDPNHYEHASERWSPIQSVEKILISVMSMLAEPNDESPANVEAAKMWRERRADYEQKVRDSVRRSLGL from the exons ATGGCACAATCAACCGCCCACCGCCGGCTCCTCCAGGAGTACCGCGCCTTGACAAACAACCCTCCGGACGGTATCACCGCCGGCCCCGTTAACGAAGATGACCTCCTTCATTGGGAGGCCATGATCCAGGGCCCCGAGGGCACGCCCTTCGAGGGCGGCGTGTTCCCAGCTGAGCTGCGCTTCCCCAAAGACTACCCGCTCGCACCGCCGACGATGAAATTCCTAGGCGAAATATGGCATCCTAATG TCTACCCGAGCGGCCTCGTCTGCATCTCCATCCTCCACCCACCCGGTGACGACCCCAACCACTACGAACACGCATCCGAGCGCTGGTCTCCCATCCAGTCGGTCGAGAAGATCTTGATTTCCGTCATGAGCATGCTGGCCGAGCCAAACGACGAGAGTCCTGCCAACGTCGAGGCGGCAAAGATGTGGCGAGAGCGCAGGGCCGATTACGAGCAAAAGGTTCGCGACTCTGTTCGTAGAAGTCTGGGCTTGTAA
- a CDS encoding low-density lipoprotein receptor YWTD has translation MSTQPSHRLYILDTDLSTNVSTRHGRIISCRPDGSDLRTVVDGIKNLPDGIVVDHDRGLMYWTSMGTSLSAEGGSIERAKLDGSDHKTIIASGTVGVFTPKQITLARRSGKLYWCDREGMKVMRANTDGSGVEVLWSTGNAAEEDDRRDQMRWCVGVGVDEERGFVYWTQKGPSKGGKGRVFRGPLSQSPFSPDDVEVLIDGLPEPIDLEVDEQSGTLYWTDRGDPPTGNSLNCVSIADVEGVMNGTARGQVRTLARRLHETIGLALDKSGGVCYVTDLAGGVYAVDIKSGQKTVIFSELGDTTGIALV, from the coding sequence ATGTCAACACAGCCATCACACCGTCTCTATATCCTCGACACAGACCTATCAACCAATGTGTCCACAAGGCACGGGAGGATAATATCCTGCCGGCCCGACGGCAGCGATCTCCGCACCGTGGTCGACGGCATCAAGAACCTCCCAGATGGCATCGTCGTCGACCACGACCGCGGCCTCATGTACTGGACCAGCATGGGAACCAGCCTGTCCGCCGAGGGCGGGTCTATTGAGCGCGCCAAGCTCGACGGGTCCGACCACAAGACTATCATCGCCTCCGGAACCGTCGGTGTCTTCACCCCCAAGCAGATCACCCTCGCCCGCCGCAGCGGCAAGCTGTATTGGTGCGACAGGGAAGGCATGAAGGTCATGCGGGCCAACACCGACGGCTCCGGCGTCGAGGTACTGTGGTCGACGGGcaacgcggccgaggaggacgacAGGCGCGATCAGATGAGGTGGtgcgtcggcgtcggcgttGACGAGGAGCGCGGCTTCGTCTACTGGACGCAAAAGGGGCCTTCCAAGGGCGGCAAGGGTCGCGTCTTTCGTGGTCCCCTCAGCCAGTCGCCGTTTTCGCCCGATGACGTCGAGGTTCTGATCGACGGGCTGCCAGAACCCATCGACCTCGAGGTTGACGAGCAGTCGGGCACGCTCTACTGGACCGACAGGGGCGACCCGCCGACGGGGAACTCGCTCAACTGCGTTAGCATTGCTGACGTCGAGGGGGTTATGAACGGCACCGCCAGGGGACAGGTGCGAACTCTGGCGAGGAGGCTACACGAAACGATCGGGTTGGCCTTGGACAAGAGCGGTGGCGTGTGCTATGTTACGGATCTCGCTGGAGGTGTATACGCGGTTGATATAAAGAGCGGCCAGAAAACTGTCATTTTCAGCGAGCTAGGAGATACTACTGGCATTGCACTGGTTTGA
- a CDS encoding lambda-crystallin, with amino-acid sequence MAGVNKVAIIGCGSIGASWAALFLAQGLEVSAFDVNPSAESFLRELVANALPVLSSLGLVKSSQATAADIEFTTDMATALKNASFVQENGPERLDFKQKLFRGVANLVDPDTIIATSSSGLTCSSIQQGLEAQHKPERVVVGHPFNPPHLIPLVEVVGGEQTSQATISRTMGFYEEVGKKAVHIKKEVVGHVANRLQAALMREVMYLVQEGVADVSDIDRAMSNGPGLRWGVMGPSMLFHLGGGQGGIEYMADHLLEPMMSWYAREDPKVDDELKRKWVEGTKAAVDGREYRPLAKQRDEEIVRLLNVRKEWDGFAEACRMCSASEAGKS; translated from the coding sequence atggcaGGCGTCAACAAAGTAGCAATCATCGGTTGCGGCTCCATCGGTGCATCATGGGCCGCTCTTTTCCTCGCACAAGGTCTTGAAGTCTCAGCATTCGACGTCAACCCTTCAGCAGAAAGTTTCCTTCGAGAGCTCGTCGCCAACGCACTACCAGTGCTCTCATCGCTAGGTCTTGTCAAGAGCTCGCAAGCAACGGCAGCGGATATCGAATTCACCACAGATATGGCCACCGCTCTCAAGAATGCCAGCTTTGTACAAGAAAACGGTCCCGAGAGGCTAGACTTCAAGCAGAAACTCTTCCGCGGCGTCGCTAATCTCGTCGACCCAGACACCATCATCGCGACGAGCAGCAGCGGGCTGACCTGCTCGAGCATCCAGCAGGGGCTTGAGGCACAGCACAAGCCCGagcgggtggtggtgggccaCCCGTTCAACCCGCCACACCTCATCCCTCTCGTCGAGGTCGTGGGCGGCGAGCAGACATCCCAAGCCACCATCAGCAGAACGATGGGCTTCTACGAGGAGGTGGGCAAGAAGGCGGTTCACATCAAGAAGGAGGTGGTCGGACACGTGGCCAACCGGCTGCAGGCGGCACTGATGCGCGAGGTCATGTACCTGGTGCAGGAGGGCGTCGCCGACGTGTCAGACATTGACCGCGCCATGTCCAACGGGCCCGGTCTGCGGTGGGGCGTCATGGGCCCTAGCATGCTCTTCCACCTGGGCGGCGGGCAGGGAGGCATCGAGTACATGGCCGACCACCTGCTGGAGCCCATGATGAGCTGGTACGCGCGTGAGGACCCCAAGGTCGACGACGAGCTCAAGCGCAAGTGGGTCGAGGGGACAAAGGCGGCGGTAGATGGGAGGGAGTACAGACCCCTGGCCAAGCAGCGAGACGAGGAGATTGTGAGGCTGTTGAACGTCAGGAAAGAGTGGGACGGATTTGCTGAGGCTTGCAGGATGTGCTCTGCTTCCGAGGCGGGGAAGTCCTGA
- a CDS encoding class III chitinase, whose protein sequence is MPPIPSTPGPHLPRIITYFQTTHTRDGKPISVLPLIREPGVSVTHVIVAAIHLNEDPDAITLNDHHPGHERYQTMWAEMRILQASGVKILGMLGGHARGSYERLDADQAQFERYYAALHRMIETHALEGLDLDVEEPMSLQGIVRLIDRLRADFGPDFIITLAPVATALLGDDDPRRNLSGFGYDALHAERGHEIAWYNTQFYCGWGDCSNPVMYELIMSRGRFPADKVVVGLVTNHANGSGWVPWEMLASVLPILVGRRADFGGVMGWEYFNSLPGGEEKPWEWAMFMTALIRGDRAVAPQEQHVLESVESESQRERDERARQKKEAESQKAAAAVMEADPDDSKGGDAPVPHEFEYHSDGRETPGSP, encoded by the coding sequence ATGCCGCCCATACCATCAACCCCAGGTCCACACCTGCCTCGCATCATAACATATTTCCAAACCACGCACACCCGCGATGGCAAGCCCATCTCAGTCCTGCCCCTCATCAGGGAGCCCGGCGTGAGCGTGACCCACGTCATCGTCGCCGCCATCCACCTAAACGAGGACCCGGACGCCATCACGCTCAACGACCACCACCCGGGCCACGAGCGCTACCAGACCATGTGGGCCGAGATGCGCATCCTCCAGGCCTCCGGGGTCAAGATTCTCGGGATGCTGGGAGGGCACGCCCGCGGCTCCTACGAGCGCCTGGACGCCGACCAGGCCCAGTTCGAGAGGTACTACGCTGCGCTGCATAGGATGATTGAGACGCACGCCCTCGAGGGCCTGGacctcgacgtcgaggaGCCCATGTCGCTGCAGGGCATAGTGCGCCTCATTGACCGCCTCCGCGCCGACTTTGGCCCCGACTTCATCATCACCCTGGCCCCCGTGGCCACGGCGCTGCTGGGCGACGATGACCCGCGCCGGAACCTCTCGGGTTTCGGTTACGACGCCCTGCACGCCGAGAGGGGTCACGAGATCGCGTGGTACAACACCCAGTTCTACTGCGGGTGGGGCGACTGCAGCAACCCGGTCATGTACGAGCTCATCATGTCCAGAGGCCGCTTCCCCGCCGACAAGGTCGTGGTCGGCCTCGTCACCAACCACGCAAACGGCAGCGGCTGGGTGCCCTGGGAGATGCTGGCATCTGTGCTCCCCATCCTGGTCGGCCGCCGCGCCGACTTTGGAGGCGTTATGGGCTGGGAGTACTTCAACAGCTTGCCGGGCGGCGAGGAGAAGCCTTGGGAGTGGGCCATGTTCATGACTGCCCTGATCAGGGGCGACAGGGCCGTCGCGCCCCAGGAGCAGCACGTGCTAGAGTCGGTGGAAAGCGAGAGCCAGAGGGAGAGAGATGAGAGGGCTAGGCAAAAGAAGGAGGCGGAGAGTCAGAAGGCTGCCGCAGCGGTTATGGAGGCAGATCCAGACGACTCTAAAGGAGGCGACGCACCCGTACCGCATGAGTTTGAGTATCACTCAGACGGGAGAGAAACGCCGGGATCCCCCTAG
- a CDS encoding isoform CRA_b: MLRLNLKQWGGLPCRYLRFSFPRSEKRLLVPCGPRPQPTQTLRLNLKRQVHHGARSSRASETLAPHDDTIYALSSAQGRAGIAVIRISGPDCLEIYRRLCPGKKPPKPRYAAVRTLYAPENRPGTPDVLDSGALVLYFPGPKTVTGEDVLELHTHGGRATVKSVLSAIPQCAPAASRVRYADPGEFTRRAFFNDRLDLAQVESLGDALDAETEQQRRAAVRGSSGRLGASYDNWRERLLLARAEIEALIDFSEDQHFDESPRELLQSVVGQVRDILALIALHEMGSKRSELLRKGIRIALLGPPNVGKSSLMNLIVGREASIVSTEAGTTRDIVEASLDIRGYLCTFADTAGFRSEETTDASSPAEIGIVEKEGIRRARSKAIGSDIVVVLASVEKQGNGEYSICYEQETVQLAAQAPQSLVVINKSEQVPASALKTLVAGFKARVLAPFSGLQGAEPLVISCKEGGNADAVGLKNNEADPGAIHALVDSLSARFESLTSLPDDMQDLLGVTERQGQLLARCRGHLDDFISEATRSSDEPGSQIYQHEEDIDVVLAAEHLRYAANALAEITGRGGYGDTEEVLGVIFEKFCVGK; the protein is encoded by the exons ATGCTTCGGCTCAACCTGAAGCAATGGGGCGGCTTACCTTGCCGGTATCTGAGGTTTTCATTCCCTAGATCAGAAAAGAGGTTACTGGTTCCCTGTGGACCAAGACCACAACCAACCCAGACGTTGAGATTAAACCTCAAAAGACAGGTTCATCACGGAGCCCGCTCCTCAAGGGCATCTGAAACACTTGCACCCCATGATGATACAATTTACGCACTCTCTTCCGCACAAGGAAGAGCCGGTATAGCAGTCATCCGCATCTCGGGCCCGGACTGCTTAGAG ATATACCGCCGTCTCTGCCCTGGCAAGAAACCACCCAAGCCGCGGTATGCAGCCGTCAGGACTCTGTACGCACCGGAAAACCGCCCAGGCACGCCGGACGTGCTCGACTCCGGTGCCCTGGTCCTTTACTTCCCGGGCCCCAAGACCGTAACCGGCGAGGACGTGCTCGAACTGCACACGCACGGCGGGCGGGCGACCGTCAAGTCGGTGCTGTCAGCTATCCCGCAGTGCGCCCCTGCGGCGTCGCGCGTGCGATACGCAGACCCGGGCGAGTTCACACGGCGCGCCTTCTTCAACGACCGCCTGGACCTCGCGCAGGTCGAGTCGCTCGGCGATGCGCTGGACGCCGAGACggagcagcagcgccgcgCCGCCGTGCGGGGAAGCTCGGGCCGCCTTGGAGCGTCGTACGACAACTGGCGCGAGAGGCTTTTgctcgcccgcgccgagaTCGAGGCCCTCATAGACTTTTCCGAGGACCAGCACTTTGATGAGAGCCCGCGCGAGCTGCTGCAGAGCGTTGTGGGTCAGGTGCGCGACATTCTCGCCCTCATCGCCCTGCACGAGATGGGTTCCAAGCGCAGCGAGCTCCTGCGCAAGGGCATCAGGATCGCGCTGCTGGGCCCGCCCAACGTTGGTAAGAGCTCGCTCATGAATCTGATCGTGGGACGGGAGGCGTCCATCGTCTCGACCGAGGCGGGGACTACGAGGGACATTGTCGAAGCGAGTCTTGACATCCGGGGCTACCTGTGCACGTTTGCCGATACCGCGGGTTTCAGGTCCGAAGAGACGACCGACGCATCTTCGCCCGCCGAGATTGGCATCGTCGAAAAGGAAGGGATCCGCAGGGCGAGATCCAAAGCCATTGGCTCAGACATCGTCGTGGTTCTAGCATCTGTCGAGAAACAGGGCAACGGCGAGTACTCGATCTGTTACGAGCAGGAGACGGTCCAGCTTGCGGCGCAGGCCCCGCAGAGCCTTGTAGTCATCAACAAGAGCGAGCAAGTCCCCGCGTCAGCACTCAAAACGCTCGTTGCGGGCTTCAAGGCACGCGTCTTGGCACCGTTTTCGGGCCTCCAAGGTGCTGAGCCGCTCGTAATATCATGTAAGGAGGGTGGTAACGCTGACGCCGTAGGGCTGAAGAACAACGAGGCAGATCCTGGCGCTATCCATGCTCTGGTAGACAGCTTGTCCGCCCGCTTTGAGAGTTTGACATCACTGCCTGACGATATGCAGGATCTCCTGGGCGTCACTGAACGTCAGGGTCAGCTATTGGCTAGATGTCGTGGCCATCTGGATGACTTCATTTCTGAAGCTACCAGGAGCTCTGATGAGCCGGGCAGCCAGATTTACCAGCACGAAGAGGATATAGACGTTGTGCTTGCTGCTGAACATCTCCGCTACGCCGCCAATGCTCTGGCCGAGATAACTGGTCGTGGCGGCTATGGAGACACTGAAGAGGTCCTTGGTGTCATATTTGAAAA GTTTTGTGTTGGTAAATAA